The genomic segment ATCCAATCATCGAATTAGGAGATGTGCAATGTTATTAAAAAAAACTAAACGGTATTGGTTGTTAATTATTTTATTTCTCTATAATTTTTATAGTCCTGCTGTTTATGCTACCTGTGCTGGACTTGGTTGTTCATGTTCAGTGGCAACCACAGCAGTCACATTTGGTACGTATGTGCCCACTACTTTAAAAACGGCTAATGGCAATGTGGCAGTGACTTGTTCAGCATTAGTTATTTTTACTGCTTCTTATGTGATTAGTATGGCTAAAGGAAATAGCGCAACTTATACTCCCCGTTTTATGAATATGGCAGGTGTGCATTTGAATTACAATTTATATACTACTGGGGCATTTACTTCGATTTGGGGTGATGCAACTGGAGGAACTGTGACCGTGAGTGATTCCTATACCTCAATAGGATTGTCAACCACCAGAAATTATACGGTTTTTGGTCGAATTACTGCTGCGCAATTTGTCAATACAGGGACTTATACAGACGCGGTTTTGGTATCCGTTACTTATTAACCTCACACCACTATGGCTTATTACTGGATAATAAGCCGTTCCTCTATTAATCTTAATAGAGGAAGCTAGCTATAAACATCAAAGAACGCAAAGAAAAGGACCTTTTTTTGCAGAAGTTAAACTAATCTCTAAAAAAATTCAATATTTTTTTAAGTTTCTTCCTGTCACTCAGTTAATAAATGGATTAATTTTCTGGTAATGCTGGCCACTTATTGGCAGAGGGGGTTAATCATGCGTTTATTTTGCAAATGGGTTTGTTTTCTATTTTTATTATCAGGGATAAATACGGCGTTTTCGGCAATCGGTTCTGATGATACATCCATGTTGGTTTCTGTAAGCGTAGTCGGCGGATGTACTATTCGGGCCACGCCTTTAATATTTGGTATTTATAATCC from the Rickettsiella endosymbiont of Aleochara curtula genome contains:
- a CDS encoding spore coat protein U domain-containing protein, translated to MLLKKTKRYWLLIILFLYNFYSPAVYATCAGLGCSCSVATTAVTFGTYVPTTLKTANGNVAVTCSALVIFTASYVISMAKGNSATYTPRFMNMAGVHLNYNLYTTGAFTSIWGDATGGTVTVSDSYTSIGLSTTRNYTVFGRITAAQFVNTGTYTDAVLVSVTY